The Desulfopila inferna region GCACTCCCTGAGAAAGCAGCAGAGTGGCCAGAAAATTCCTTCTCTGCCGCCGCCGCAGCCTGATTATGTCTTTATTGGTCGTAGGGCCCTCGGCACCACAATTCCATGAGCGGTTATGATCATCGCCATCATGGTTATTTTCACCGTTGGCAAGATTGTGCTTTTCATTGTAGCTTACCAAATCCGTCAGGGTGAAGCCGTCGTGTGCGGTGATGAAATTGATGCTGGCAGATGGCAGACGCGAGGAATTTTCATAGAGATCCGAGCTGCCGGTGAAACGGGAGGCAAATTCCTGCAGAGTCTGTTCCTCACCTCGCCACAGATCGCGGATGCAATCGCGGTACTTGCCGTTCCACTCCGTCCAGACCGGCGGAAAATTACCGACCTGGTATCCACCTTCTCCGATATCCCATGGCTCAGCTATCAGCTTGACCTGATTGATCACGGGATCCTGCTGGATAATATCGAAGAATGCCGAAAGCCGATCGACATCATGCAGCTCACGTGCCAGCGCAGACGCCAGATCAAAGCGGAAACCGTCAATATGCATCTCCTGAATCCAGTAGCGCAGCGAGTCCATAATGAGCTGAAGAACATGAGGATTGCGCATGTTGAGGCTGTTGCCGCAGCCGGTATAATCCATGTAATACTGTTTTTCTTCCGTAAGTCGATAATAATAGGCGTTGTCTATACTCTTGAAACTAAATACCGGGCCCAGATGATTACCCTCGGCAGTATGGTTATAGACAACATCGAGGATGACCTCGATTCCAGCCTGATGCAGGGACTTCACCATCTGTTTGAATTCGGCAACCGCACTGCCCGCATGTTCATCGGAGACATATTCATCATGGGGAGCAAAATAGCAGATACTGTTGTAGCCCCAGTAATTCCGCAACCCCTGATCAATCAGGTTCTTATCGTGGATAAAATAATGGATCGGCATAAGTTCGACCGCCGTGATCCCCAGTTGGGTAAAATGATCGATGATTGCCGGATGGGCGAGCCCCGCATAGGTGCCCCGGAGTTCCTCGGGCACATCGGGATGATTCATGGTCAGTCCTTTTACATGAGTCTCATAAATAATGGTTTCATGCCAGGGAATTCGAAGAGTACGGTCCCCATCCCAGTTAAAAAACGGTTGGTGAACTACGCAACGGGGCATGTAGGGACCACTGTCCCTATCGCTGCGGGTCTGGAAGCCCTTGCCGAAGCGATAGGGAAAAACTGCTTCATGCCAGTGAACACGGCCGTCGATGGCTTTGGTATACGGATCTAAAAGAAGCTTGGAGGAGTTGCACCGATGTCCCTCCTCCGGATTCCACGGTCCGTGGACTCTGTAGGCATAACGCTGGCCCGGCTCTATTGTGGGGAGGTATCCATGCCAGCAATATCCGCTCACATCCTCCAGCTCCAAACTGGTTACTTTGCCGTTATCATCGAACAAACATAATTCAACACGTTCGGCAATCTCGGAAAACAAAGAGAAATTTGTGCCTGCACCGTCAAAGGTGGCGCCTAGCGGATAAGGCTGACCTGCCAATAGTCTCATCTTGGATTTTCCTCCGA contains the following coding sequences:
- the glgX gene encoding glycogen debranching protein GlgX, yielding MRLLAGQPYPLGATFDGAGTNFSLFSEIAERVELCLFDDNGKVTSLELEDVSGYCWHGYLPTIEPGQRYAYRVHGPWNPEEGHRCNSSKLLLDPYTKAIDGRVHWHEAVFPYRFGKGFQTRSDRDSGPYMPRCVVHQPFFNWDGDRTLRIPWHETIIYETHVKGLTMNHPDVPEELRGTYAGLAHPAIIDHFTQLGITAVELMPIHYFIHDKNLIDQGLRNYWGYNSICYFAPHDEYVSDEHAGSAVAEFKQMVKSLHQAGIEVILDVVYNHTAEGNHLGPVFSFKSIDNAYYYRLTEEKQYYMDYTGCGNSLNMRNPHVLQLIMDSLRYWIQEMHIDGFRFDLASALARELHDVDRLSAFFDIIQQDPVINQVKLIAEPWDIGEGGYQVGNFPPVWTEWNGKYRDCIRDLWRGEEQTLQEFASRFTGSSDLYENSSRLPSASINFITAHDGFTLTDLVSYNEKHNLANGENNHDGDDHNRSWNCGAEGPTTNKDIIRLRRRQRRNFLATLLLSQGVPMLAGGDEIGRTQKGNNNAYCQDNELTWYDWDNVDEDLLDFCRRLIQFRKSHPAFRRRGWFQGKPIHDSETRDIAWFTIKGEEMTEEDWHQGRTNTLGIFLNGAIQNPNPHREPLSDDNFYILINAHHEPQNCTLPGSPWGSSWLFVFDTDTGWDEKAETEYAAGDRIKIESRSWCVLRTADGQDD